The Nicotiana tomentosiformis chromosome 2, ASM39032v3, whole genome shotgun sequence genome includes the window GGAGCTCGATGAAGTCGaagaacgaagagatatggcctatgtaaggatgatcgcccaaaagcaacaagcaGAACACTATTATAACAAAAAGGTAAAGATTAGGTCACTCAAAGTtggggactacgtgcttaaagctaaaacacaagcgaGCAAAGACCCATAGGAAGGTAAACAAGGAATAAATCGGGACGGCCCGTACAAAGTCACAGCAACATCAAACAAAgggtcattccaactagaaacaatggaaggaaagctactaccaaataactggaatattgcacacctcaagtacttcaacttttaagagaTAAAGCACCCCCAAAGTcatactcttttttccctcacttgagttttatcccaattggattttctcaaggaggtttttaacgaggcgacggaGGGTACACTTCAGGTTGAAGTGCGCACAGATAGAAACACAGGATGGctagttcattgctcgacctctcaataCTTCTCCAaatcgaccaatgaagggactagatagactgtgACTGGGACTGAAACACTAGCCAACACAAAAGAAAATATGTAAATTTCTCTAAGTGtatgaacaaatcacaaatgcatgaagtttatttctatttctcCAAATGTACAACCAAGAATATGTTGCCTTAAAGTTCACAACGTCGGAAAATGTCATACCTAGAGGCATATATAACTAAGtataggttacattcgacctcattcgaattaacacctaactggCCCTCGGGCATAACTAAGTAGAAGTTATATTCGATcttgttcgaattaacacctaactggCCCTCGACCATAACTAAATATAGGTTAAATTCGACCccattcgaattaacacctaactggCCCTCGACCATAACTTAGTAGAGGTTATATTTGACCTCGTTTGAATGAAAACCTAACCGGCCTTACATCAATAGCTGAAACTTTTTTTCGGGTAGGGTAGGCTTGGAGTCAGAAGTCCTATTCTTCCCAACCAAATAAGCACTTTTGCAAAGTTCACCTTCCCGCGGTCAAAACAAGACTTACGGATAACAATCAGACCCTCGCCATAAATAAACATATGAtatgttcgacctcgttcgaaatAACATCTACTGGCCCTCGTCCATGATCAAACTTAGGTTTTGCTTAAACCTTGTTTGAACTAACACCTGCTGAACCTCAGGCGTAGTTAAACTAAGGATATGTTCAACCATATTCGAGCTAAGTGATCATGACCAAGAAAACCAAGCGACAAAATCAAAAAGCATACTAGCACGAACCGAAGAAAAAGGAATCAGGTACAAATAACAAAACTGGCATTTCAtacttaaaatattttttacaaaggctcgtAAAGACGCCCACAAAAATGTACAAGTTTACGGCTAAACAAAATGAGGGAAAAATAAAAACTACTGGTTGTCGTCGGGCACAGCTTTGCCATCGGCTTGATCACTTGAACCATCCCCATCTTCCCTTTCACCATCACCACCACCCTCAGGATacgtgatcacgcccaactatgccttataaaaaggactaagcagtCGCTGCAAAAATAATCTGGTTCAAGAAtccgaagtcgaatcccacatgGAATTAACCTTTTTGCTACAACTTTTAGTatcgctaatgataagctcagataATTTTCAGAGTTcaagattttatttgataattaataGAAATTATTTAACTAAGGAAAATGATAATAAAAACTATCAATAAGCAATAATGaagttgaattcaagggtaaaagaatctagggttattgatttccccaattgtcggattaattcctaacacgttagctataatctcgccgtaacACTCTAGAAAGATGATGAGTTCTTGCTTACCGtacttatctctcgatcaattacgataatttactagaagcattctctcgaaatgctctagttgacaatttgtacaactcataaatatcacACCAAAGCTTCGctatctctaatcccgcttttaaattcaagtaattaatctcttaacttactcgaaagtggcgttgttcaacaacaatctaatcaaGTGTTCTTTCTCTAGCAACACTATacaactagacacgattaatcaagtgccctttcaattaatcacaagAAACACATAGTTGAATAATTATAGAGTAAAAAAggctcaattatatcaaaacgtaatcaagacttcatccaacaattagtTCATGAACCCTAGatgatgggtttagctactcatactactatgcaagattataatataaaaagtcataaccaacaatggaattaagaaaaagaagatgaAAAACTTGTTGGAGAATTCTCCGTCTTGCTCCCTTTGTGTTGTTGCCTCCAAACTTCTTCTAAAAATAGAGATACCCTCTTTTTGGGCgagctgggcttcatataggtcaaggttAGTCGCCTCTCAAATTATAAAATTGGCCTTGGATGATTTTTTCTCGGAAGCACGTGCACGGCCGCGCATCACCCGCGCATCGACCGCGCACTTTGGCCAGTTTTTGCCTGACATGCGCGGCCCAGTGCGCAGCCGCGCATAGACCGCGCACCTGGAGGATTTTCTGCAGCATTTTTTCTCTCTTGTTTTTAAGCGCGCTAACCTCCAATTGACCTTCAATGCTCCATATTAGCTCCAAAATACTCTTTAACGTCCTCATAGCCCGGaattgctcctgcaaagcataaagttcttaattagagcaatttgttatcatttaatattcaaatatcaataaagtacaGCTAAGTTAGAGTGCACATAGTAGCTAAACTACATAATTATAACCTactatcaataccccacacttaaatcattgctcgtccccgagcaatcaaaccacactctacAGAGGCCTAACTTCACTAAGCGACttccctaactcatcacaccaagaatattttgCATAGATtgagcacaatagtgtaacatcttcacctcaagagttgactctcACGCACCACGCAAATATTCCTAACTTACTCACTTACTATAATGCAGAGGTCAAGAATtatctttccttcatgaatcaagtgtctgctcacaacaaaagagactcATTCCACAATCAATAAAATTCACGCACAATGAGGGACTTCAAAATAGacagaattcactcaccctcaAAAATGATATTCTTGTGTCACAAAAGATGatccataggcttgcccgtagtgtactactctaccagtcgagctcattcagtctagatcaagtaggactttatttggttgtaatgtaggctgcgggtcgggtaggatatattttgaTATAAGAGTGagtacacctccctaagcactttaatacatacactttaacattcaagtccatacttatgtcaaaccaacaCTCCACATTCACATCAacgtatattaccccatacttctttaagcacaattacatcaaaagCCACCAAAGGAATATTATTCACCACAATACaactgtttttttattttttattttttcaacacagtgcacctttctccttatttcattagttccactcaaaagccccaccaaccaccccacactttaaccttTGCAAGTTCATAGCAATTCAAGTGTTCATGAGAGGTGAacaggttcaaatagatggttaattcaaacaaaggggtaaggcttgtaatgtggttgccaaagaaacaggattataggctcaaaggggttaaatatgatacataacaattaggtggaatatatatatatatatatatatatatatatatatatatggctcaacaaagaaacgcctatatcacttccaagactgaacaagactactatttctctttgcaaatacacggggcaagttctaggcatCAAATTAGTGCACGGAATACAAcaagcctcacacacacatggcacaagagtcaCTCCAGGTTGGATCATCAAAACACTCTAGTCAGGATACTTAAGAAAAGTTAAGAACATACAATTTAAGGCACTCTTACAAGAATCAACAATTGAGCCTGAGCATCACACTAAAGTACTCGCTATATTCAAGGCATAATGAAGTTAAGAGATCCTATTTCTAATTCAGCCCATAGCCCAAGGGTTactaacttaaaaaaaaaaaaaaattaaaaaactaactacacctcgTTCAAacgaaacccttggaaaagaactgtggcctaaagaaaaaccaaggggaagttgatacactcctaataaaagaaaatctttttgtgttttttttttcttcgacTTGAATCCCTcgagaaacccgtcgaatgatatccatcgtcgggacaaATCAAAACTTTtaaagatttttttattttattttttatattcagTTAACTAACGAAACTACACTACTCTACATAACTCTATACATAAAACATACATACAAAATATCCCCCACCGCACACTTAAAATGCTGGCATGTCCCCATGCCACACAAATAAAAAAAATgcgaggtaaaggaaacttccctggtACATCAATATTGATCGAAGACAGTGTCGGGGTAGAGATGGCATGCCCTCCCCAACGCACACAGCCAAGTGATGATCTTCTTCTCAGATTTTGCATTTTGGGTGGCCAGTGCATCAATTCGAGTCCCCAAATCCGTGACAGAAGTGCATAACCCTGCCATTTCATGTTCTAAGGCCGTCATCCGCGTATCCCATCTGACCAAAGAGGTTCCCTCAGCCTCAGCAACTTGCTCGTGTGGGGGTGACTCAGCCATAGCCTCAGCCTGCCCTCATCTCCCTCTTCTGGCGCATCAGACTCATCACTATTAGCTCTGCCATGTACCATAGGATCTTTCCCAATGGTCACTTTATCTACCCGAAACTTTGGTTCTTTTTTCACTCTTCCATCCACGTTCTTGTTCTCCGGCACCCGTGCTGTCCGGCATAATCTAGTGACTAGTGAAGGGAAGAAGAACCCATACTTCTGCACTGGACAACGGATGAACATCTCGTCGTGAATAAACTTAGCCACATCAAaatcgtggccattcatgaagcacCATATCAATGCAGCTCTAGGACCATTCACCTCAGTGGTGTTGGAGGAAGGCAACACGTGGCTATTGATGACATAAAGCCAACACTTCCCTTCAAaggtgagtgaggccgagtgaaACTTCCGGCCCGGCGTAACCTACACTATGTCTTTGTTTGGCACACAGATTGTTCTGAAAAACAGGTTCCAGAAGGTTGGTTCTCGCCTATACGTATCATAATAGTCCTCCTCCCCACCAAATACTGGCAGCCGATACGCCCTCCTAATGGCGTCTATCAACGCATCAACACTCTTTTGTCGCACAGTGTAAATATGGTCCTCATGTTCAGAGCAGTCCGCGTAGAACTCTCGTACAACCATCAAGTTGGCCTCCTCAAGTTCTTCAAAGAACATATCCAGCCTGCGTCGAACCAATTCCTGATATATATTGGGGCAATCAATCTAGAGGTACCCCCTATCAACACCCCGTTCTGGTAtggtgataagtagggattttagcctattatttactCTCTTTTACTTCGGTTTTGGTCCAAAAATGtgtgaaggtattcccggaaactaacttaatgtgcttgtTTGCAGGGTTTTGTTCGAAATGAGCCAAAAAACCATAActaactcataaaggagtcaaacttgaacaaaaaccaagtctTGACCAGGATTGTGGAATGCGGACCGCGATAGAAAAGGGCGGCCGCGAAATTATCATCGTTGAGGCGGCCATTATTCCGCGGACCGCAAAATAGAGATTCAAAGAGGATATTTTGAGCACTAAAATTGAGCGCTGAGAGCAGCAGAAAGGCGCGACCGCGAAGTGACTGGCGCGGCTACGGTTGGAATTTAGCGGATAGCGTTTGTCGAGGTTTAGATACTTTTCAAGATGGGCATAAATGAAGAAGGCGGTCCGCGTCCAAATTATGTGGCCGCGAAGGAATCTCACGCGGATGCGGTGAACattacgcggtccgcgaaacAAAGATCTACCCAGGCCCAGATATGAAGAAACGCAGACCGTGCTCACTATTATGCGGCCATGAAAGCCCAAGCgcggacgcggtcagaattacgagTCCGCgaaacctccgcaggggcatttttgtccgaaatttttaacctagtataaatagatccttttatcaattCTAGGGAAAGTTGTTTTTAGTAGAGCGCCTGAACGGCTGGTTTtttcctttttgggcaattttagagtagatttaccttcaaactttagattttcatcttgtactttaatattatggcttatatttcatctttatcattgatttatgttgttattatgagtagctagaccccatagctagggttgtgactcaaccatagtgtgggtatttaatgggtcttaaattttagggcttaattgtttatgggttagtgatatttagcctaattcatgctaaaattatataattagtggttgcaaacactgactcatgcctttatgacttaggctcttcttgagaaagagggactaagtctaggaaaattaggctaacaaggaattgggatgaactcaaaagattgatagccccaattaaagagttaaacctagagatagtaatacccgattTGAGCCAATTttacttgtattgtatgaactcccatttgggcttgagaaagccaaatcgggcaaagtcacataaactaccgagaggtatagagtaagcacttatgtgtgatggttatatcacgaccccaatcctaacaagcttgtcctagattcttgatatccattagatactcacctaggcggaagtcacttccctagtgccttttaacacttgaaaactttcaccacaaatattgtacttagcttacactcaacatacaataatataaaattagaatagaatcaatcgcaataatgtttggaagtgcaattaggaacaacacgcacatctagattagctagatacccaactccaagccaaattaattccctgtggaaatcgatcccgacctcgttgggtaaaactgcatcgaccatcctcgttactctatagtggtgtaggtttggcctcgatcactttttGGCGCCATTGTCGGGGAGTTAGACAGTGTTGgctatctatctaactatttgtgtgtcttatttttctttccttctgtttttctaacttttgtgtatcaatcgcttaaggtaccaaatggctcatcATGATGCTCTCGGACATTTTCTtccgggggaggaggtagatgacaatGGTAAGGATGAGTttaatctagaacctcaagtTCAAAGAAGAGGCCATCAGGATAATGACAACATTCCAAACtctcccccacctcctccacgGGTATCACACTGGGTGCTACCCAATGATggttacgcaagtgcaattgtcccgtatcggattcgggcgggcaattttcaaattacaaatgtcatgctGACCCTATTGGAGAAAAGGGGCTTTCTCACTGGAGCTCCTCATCAGAATGcatacaagcatctaaagggttttgtagacacatgttgggggagcaaacagaCGAACGTGTCGGAGGACGCTCTGAGATTgagacttttcccattttcacttagagggaaagcTTTGAACTGGCTCtagaggctacccaaccactccatacacgcgtgggatgagttggcagaaaagtttATAGCCAAGTCTTTCTCACTGGGTCATATGGCAGCATTGAAGGATGGGATCTTAGCCTTTAAATAAGAACCGAATGAACCCCTACATGAAATCTGGGAGcgataccggacaatggtcaaTGAATGCCCCAACAAtaatatgactgaagcaatgattcaGCAAACATTCTATAGGGTCATCAACACGACCAACCAGTGTATGGTAAATAAGCTAGTTGGgggaaattttatgaaaatgccttatgccaatgcttgtgacatacttgatgagatggctgacacatcctcagcttggcagagtcgggcaaatgtttcacagggtgaccctaatgtcatccatcttcacaaggaacttcatgatcacggacaacccatagccgagttgacaactactATAAATCAGTTAGCAAAGGCCTAGCTTCAGGAAGTTCAAgggacaaagcaagtaaatgccatgaaaggggtaaatgtcatggtcaacaagaggagacagcttggtcaacaagtgcaaaacaatcaagatcaatatgagcaaagtggtagtggttacaatcaagacgattcttatgataatcaaagtgaggaagtgttATATGCTAATAACGACCAAGGTCAACAaagcaatgctccaaataaacaatggagatcgcaagggaacaatcaaaattggggcaaccaaggccaagggaattggaacaatggcaacaacaacaactcgaacaattgggggaacaacaataacaattggggcggcaatggaaaccaagggggttggaataataataatcaaggcaaccgagGGTCTGGCTTTCAAAgccccccgatgtatcaacaacccaacaatctgcctccatattcgtctcaagggcaaagttcttcaaacaatgagatgtgGCGGATAAAGAGTATGTTCAAATAAATGATGGAAAGGAATGCTGACtctgatgcccaaatagcctcccatactacctctattcgctacttggaagtacaaatgggtcaaatttatcaagcattgaatactcgccctaagggggcactaccaagtgatacggtagtgaacctgaagggtgggaacaatacaggccatgctatggcggtgaccacaagaagcggtagaggtggagatgcaaatacctctaatccaaagaagattgtgagtaatgatgttgtgttgcaagaagatgatgagattcaagccaatgatgagaatgtgaatgatgaagtgaggatCGATATTGATGACAACATGCAGAAGactcaaaatgatgtgaacccgtctagggaacacgtgatagacataccaGAAATGGTAGTGCCCAAAGCCAAGGCCCCTTTGCTAAGGCCTCATCTACCGTATCCTCAAAAacttgcaaagcaaaataatgaaaactaattcaagaagtttattgagatgatgaaaCATGTGTCAATCAATgtgcccttggtggaagctctcaaacaaatgccgggatatgccaagttcatgaaggacttggtaactatgaagagatctatgaattgtgagaccatcgaaatgactcatcaagtgagtgccattgtgcactcgatggctccaaagcttgaagatcctggtgcctttacaattccatgcaccattggtagcgccgattttgcaaaagccttgtatgatttgggagcaagtattaatttgatacCATAGTCCTTGTTCAAGACACTAGGTATTGGGCAACCAAGAGCTACttccatgagattacaaatggcggatcagaTAATGAAAAGGCcgcttggtattattgatgatgttctagtctgggtcgacaagtttattttgcctgctaattttgtgattctcgactgcgaagtagactatgaggtgcctataataATAGAGAGACCTTTCCTAACAACagggaaggcattggttgatgtggaagcaggggagctcaccttccgagtgggcgatgaaaaagttatattccacgtgtgcaaatcaattaggcaaccaaatagcaatgaagtttgctcttttgtggatcttcTGACAGAGGTGatagttgatgacacgagtgccatgatcaatgtggaagaccctttggaagttgtgttgttaaaccatgaggatgatgaaaaggaaggcttggttgaatgtgcaaatgcattgcaaggaatgtGATCCTACTCACATGGGGcccgtaaactttccttggacttggaaaactggaagactccaccaacaaagccctcaatcgaggagccactaacattggagttgaagtctttgccttcacacctcaggtatgaatttTAGGCCCTTCTTCCatattacctgttattctttctgcttgcctaactaacgtgcaggtagactccacccttgcggtgcttcaaagaaggaaaaaggcaattggatggactttggctgacattcggggtataaaccccgccttttgcatgcacaaaattatactagaggatgatgccaaaccctccgtggaacatcaaaggaggttgaactAGGCTATGCAAGAGGACTTCAAGAAGGAAATTATCAAATGGCTTGATGCAGGGGTTGTATGCCCTATTtcggatagttcatggacttcaccgGTACAATGTGGTGCCGAAGAAGG containing:
- the LOC138904864 gene encoding uncharacterized protein — its product is MADQIMKRPLGIIDDVLVWVDKFILPANFVILDCEVDYEVPIIIERPFLTTGKALVDVEAGELTFRVGDEKVIFHVCKSIRQPNSNEVCSFVDLLTEVIVDDTSAMINVEDPLEVVLLNHEDDEKEGLVECANALQGM